The Tessaracoccus aquimaris sequence GTTGAGGGTGTTCACCGACGCCACCTTGACACCGAAGATCGTCTCAATGGCGATCTTGATCTCGGTCTTGTTGGCATCGGGAGCGACGACGAAGGTGTACTTGCCGTCATCGAGCAGGTTGTAGCTCTTCTCGCTCACCACGGGACGCAGGATGACGTCGCGGTGATCGCGGATCTTCAGCGCAGTCATCACTTGTCCTTCTCCTCGTTGTTGTTGGCGACTGCCGGGACGAACCCGGCGGCCTCTGCTGCCTCGGCACTGTCGAACCAGACCTCAGCCTTGGTGCGGCCGTACCAGGGCGACTCGGGCGTGTGGTACTTGCCGGAATCGGCGTTGCCCTTGATGTCGAACCCGGCGGGCGGGTTGTCGCCGCGGTAGCCACCGTCGTTGACCTCAGCCTCGTCGGCGGGGGCCTCCTTCGCGGGGGCTTCCTTGGCGGGCGCAGCCTTGGCCGGAGCGGCCTTGGCGACGGGAGCCTCGGCCGCAGCCTCGGACTCGGTGGCGACGGCCTTGGCCGACTTGCCGGTAGCGGGGCCAGCCACGAACGCGGCCAGCGCTGCGGAGGTGAAGACCACCTTGTCGTTGACCAGCACGTCGTAGGTGTTGAGCTGGTCGACGGCGAGCGCGTGCACGGTCGGGACGTTGCGCAGGCTCAGCCAGGCGATGTCCTCGAAGCGGTCGAGCACGACGAGCACCTTGGAGATGTCGCCTGCGACCTTGGTCAGCGTCGCGATTGCCGCCTTCGTCGAGGGCTTGTCGCCCGAGACGATCTCGGAGATCACGAACACCTGGCCGTCACGAGCGCGGTCCGAGAGGGCGCCACGCAGAGCGGCGGCGACCATCTTCTTGGGGGTGCGCTGCGAGTAGTCGCGGGGGGTCGGGCCGTGGACAACGCCACCGCCGGTCCAGATCGGCGAGCGACGCGAACCGTGACGTGCACGGCCGGTGCCCTTCTGGCGCCAAGGCTTGATGCCACCGCCGCGCACCTCGGCGCGCGTCTTGGTGTCGTGCGTGCCCTGACGGGCGGCGGCCAGCTGGGCCACGACGACCTGGTGGATCAGGGGGATGTTGGTCTGCGTGTCGAACAGCGCGGCGGGAAGGTCGGCCTTGCCGGCCTTCTTGCCCTTGGCGTCGATCACGTCAACGGTCAGATCGCTCATGCTGCGTCACCCTTCTTAGCTGCGCTGCGGACGACGACGAGGGAGCCATTGTTTCCGGGGATGGCGCCGCGGACAAGCAGCAGGCCACGCTCAGCGTCGACGGCGTGAATCTTCAGGTTCTGGACGGTGACCTTGTCATTGCCCATGCGACCCGCCATGCGGAGGCCCTTGAAGACCCTGCCGGGGGTGGCGCAGCCACCGATGGAGCCGGGCGAGCGGTGCTTGCGGTGCACACCGTGCGAGGCGCGCAGGCCCTTGAACCCGTGGCGCTTCATGACACCAGCGGTGCCCTTGCCCTTGGAGGTGCCGGTCACGTCGACGATCTCGCCGTCGGCGAAGACCTCGGCGGTCAGCTCCTGGCCCAGTTCGAACTCGGACGCATCAGCGGTGCGGAGCTCGACCAGGTGCTTGCGGGGGGTGACGTCGGCCTTGGCGAAGTGCCCGGCCTCAGGCTTGGTGACCTTCTTCGCCTTGACGGCGCCGAAGCCGAGCTGCACGGCGTTGTAGCCGTCGGTCTCGGGGGTGCGGACCTGCGTCACGACGCACGGTCCCGCCTGGATGACAGTCACGGGGACGACCTTGTTGTTCTCGTCCCACAACTGGGTCATGCCGAGCTTGGTGCCCAGGATGCCCTTCACGATTCGTTCACTCATTTCAGCAGACCTCACGGGAGCTTGATCTCGATGTCAACGCCAGCAGGCAGGTCGAGACGCATGAGCGAATCGACGGTCTTCGGCGTCGGATCGAGGATGTCGATCAGACGCTTGTGCGTGCGCATTTCGAAGTGCTCGCGGCTGTCCTTGTACTTGTGGGGCGAACGGATAACGCAGAACACGTTCTTCTCCGTCGGCAGCGGCACGGGGCCGGCCACCTTCGCACCCGTGCGAGTCACGGTGTCGACGATCTTGCGCGCCGAGCTGTCGATGACCTCATGGTCATACGCCCGCAGCCTGATGCGGATCTTTTGTCCAGCCACAGTCGTTCCTTCTTCTCGTCCCTTTGGAAATTTCAAGTTCCTACGGGGTAAAACCCCTTGTCGCCCCGACCCCCGAGGTCGGGAGTGTCGCGCCCTTTGCCGCAAGGTAAGACACCCCTTCTTCCGGCTTTCACCTTCCGAAGGTCACATCTCGCGCTTGGGCGTTGTAGACCTCACTCGTAGAGCGCCTGGCGCTTTCACACCTGGCACCCCTCGCGGAGCAACCGGTCCATTCTGGCACGTCTCCCCCACTCGACCAAATCGAGGGTCCGCGGCCGGTCTTGGCGATCACCTCGTGGCGCGCACGAAGTCCTTGATCGCGCTCTCAGACGTCGCTGCGGAGTTGGAGAGCACGATGATCCCGCCATCCTCCCAGAGTGCGGAGCAGGTGGCCTGAGTAGTATCGGCTGTGTCCTCGGGACAGTAGATCCCGGGCCCCACCTTGCCCACATCGGAGCCCCTGCGCCCGAGCAGTTCGCTGGGGTCGGCCTTTTCGGCGGGGTCGAAAGGGAACGCGGTGAGGCCGACGGTGCGATCTCCGTTCTCGTAAATCACGTTGAAGGGGAGCCCGGGGACGAGCGACCCCTGCTGTTTCCAGGAGCCGAACTCGTCGGGGAGATCGGGCATCGTCGCGCCGACGTACGCGGCACCGGCGGCGTGGAAGAGCCACACCGCGACCCAGAGCGCGATGACCACCACGAGAGCGACTGCCAACCACACCGTCTGCTTGACCGTCGGCTGCTTGCGAGCACCGCCTCGGCTCTTGGCTCCCGGCGAGGCACCTTCGGGCTGCTGCCCGGCCTCACCCGAATCCTGGGGGTGAGACATCGCTACCTCCTCGTCACTGAAGAACCACTCTAGCGGCGAGGCGGGGCGCTCTATCCGTCGTCAGACCCCGATCGGTGAAGACGTCACGCGCCCGTTCGGCCGCTCGCTTCGACGGCGGCTCGTTGCCTACTTGGCCGCGCCGACGAAGTCCTTGAGGGCTTCCTCGGCGGCGGAGTCCGATTCGGACATGAACATGGTCACGCCGTCCTCCCATACCCCGTAGCAGGAGGTGTTCTTCACGCCCATCGAGTCGTAATCGGAGCAGAACATGCCAGTGCCGATCTTGCGCGGCTCCGGCACGTCGACGTCGCCGAACCCGCTCGGCGGGGCCGTCGGGTCAGGCTTGTCCTCGTCGTCGATCGGGACGGAAAGCGCCATCACGTGCTTGCCGCCCTTCTCGTAGTTCTCGCCGAAGGTGATGCCAAGGCCGCTGTCTTCGACCTTGGTCCAGCCCGCGAAACTCGACGGCAGCGAGGGCATCTTCTTGCCGACGTACTGGCCGCCGGTGCCGAGGAAGAGCCACAGCAGCAGCGCGAGCACCGCGACGCCTAGCACCCCGACTCCGATCCAGAGCCCGAGGTTGCTCTTCTGCGGCGCCTGGTTGAACTGCTGTTGCCCGAAGGACTGCTGGCCGTAGGGCTGCTGCTGGCCGCTGAAGCCCTGCTGCTGGTAGCCGCCCTGCGGGGATCCGCCGCCGTTGCCGGATGGGTTGTAACCGCCTGGGTTCTGCGGATAGGACATGGGGCCTCCTTGGGTGACGCTGCCCCAGACATGCTAGTGGGAACGGGGTCCCGATTCAGTAGGTGAGCAGGCCCCTTGCCTCGAAGATGGCCCTGGTCGCGGCCACCTGGGCGGCACTCGGCGGCTCGGTGTCGCCGAGTTCGTAGCGCAGCCCCAACCCGTCCCACTTGGCGCGGCCCATCTGGTGGAAGGGCAACACCTCGACCCGCTCCACGTTGCCGAGGCTCGCCGCGTAGTCGGCGATCGGCGCGATGTTGTCCGGGTCATCTGTGAGCCCTGGCACCAGCACGAAGCGGATCCACGTCGCGATGCCGAGCGCGTCGAGGCGGCGCCCGAAGTCGAGGGTCGGAGCGAGGTCACGGCCGGTGACCCTCCGGTAGGTCGCCTCGTCGCCGGACTTGACGTCCAGCAGCACCAGGTCGACGTCGGCGAGCAGTTCGTCTGACGCGTTGGCACCCAGGAAGCCGGACGTGTCGATGGCCGTGTGGATGCCCATCTCCTTGGCGCCGCGCAGGATCCGGCCCGCGAACCCCGGCTGCTGCAGGACCTCACCACCGGAGAGCGTGATCCCTCCCTTGGTCGCCCGGAACACGCCCCGGTAGCGCCGGATCCGTGCCAGCAGGTCCTCCGCACGAACAGGCATGCCGCGGTTGGCGGTCATGGTGTCGGGGTTGTGGCAGTAGAGGCACCGCAACGGGCAGCCGGCCAGGAACGTCGTCATCCTGGTTCCCGGGCCGTCGACGGCCGTGACGAGCTCCCAGGAGTGCACTGAGCCCACCTCGCCGACCCGTTGGGCGAGGAGCAGTTCGGAGCGCGACAGGTCGCTCGCGACGGGGATGCCGCCGACCATCGCCTGCTCCGCGGGTGCGCCGGGCGCCCCGCGGCCGGGGGCGTCCAGCAGGACCTCGCTCATGCTCAGAGGGCCTCGTGGAAGGTGCGCGAGAGCACGTCGAGTTGCTGCTCGCGGGTCAGCTTCACGAAGTTGACGGCGTACCCCGAGACCCGGATGGTGAGCTGCGGGTAGTTCTCCGGGTTCTCCATCGCGTCGAGGAGCGTCTCGCGGTTCAGCACGTTGATGTTGGCGTGGTAGAGGCCCTCCCCCATGCCCGCGTCGAGGATGCCGACCAGGTTGTCGATGCGCTCCTGCTCGGTGCGACCCAGCGCGGTCGGGGTGATGGTGTTGGTCAGCGAGATGCCGTCGAGCGCGTCGTCGTAGGACAGCTTGCCGACGCTCATCATGGAGGCGAGCATGCCGTGCGTGTCCGCACCGTTGGCGGGGTTGGCACCGGGGGCGAACGGCGTGCCTGCCGCGTGGCCGGAGGGGAAGGCGCCGGTGGCCTTGCCGTAGACGACGTTGGACGTGATCGTCAGGACCGACTGCGTCGGGATCGCGTCGCGGTAGAGCTTGATCGATCGGATCTTGCCCATCACGGTCGAGACCACGAGCTTGGCAAGGTCGTCGACGCGGTCGTCGTCGTTGCCGTACTTCGGGAAGTCGCCCTCGGTGATGTAGTCGACCACAAGGCCGGACTCGTCGCGCACCGGGGTGACGGTGGCGAACTTGATGGCCGACAGCGAGTCGGCCACGATCGACAGGCCCGCCATGCCGCAGCCCATGGTGCGCACGACCTCGTCGTCGTGCAGCGCCATCTCCATGGCCTCGTAGGCGTACTTGTCGTGGCAGTAGTGGATGATGTTGAGCGCCTCGACGTAGGTCTGCACGGCCCAGTCGAGCATCGCGTCGTACCTGGCCCACACCGTGTCGAAGTCGAGGGGCTGGTCGCCCGCGAGCGGGTCGTAGCCAGACACGACCTGCTTGCCCGTCATCTCGTCCCGGCCGCCGTTGATGGCGTACAGCAGCGCCTTCGCGGTGTTGAGGCGGGCGCCGAAGAACTGCATCTGCTTGCCGATCGCCATGGGCGAGACGCAGCAGGCGATGGCGGTGTCGTCGCCCCAGTGGCTGCGGATCTCGGCGTCGGACTCGTACTGGATCGCGGAGGTCTCGATGGAGATCAGCGAGCAGAAGGCCTTGTAGCCCTCCGGCAGCGCCGCGTCCCAGTAGATGGTGATGTTCGGCTCCGGCGCGGGGCCGAGGTTGCGCAGCGTCTGGAGCAGCCGGAAGGACGTCTTGGTGACGAGCGTGCGGCCGTCGTCTGCGAAGCCGCCGTCGGACCAGGTCGCCCAGTACGGGTCGCCGGAGAAGATCTGGTCGTAGTCGATGGTGCGCAGGAAGCGCACGATGCGCAGCTTCGTGACGAGCGCGTCGATGATCTCCTGGGCGTCGGGCTCGGTGATCAGGCCCGAGGCAAGGTCGCGCTCGGCGTAGACGTCGAAGAACCCGGAGAGCCGGCCGATGCTCATGGCGGCGCCGTCCTGGCTCTTCACGGAGGCGAGGTAGGCCAGGTAGGTCCACTGCACGGCCTCGTGGAACGTGGCGGCAGGACGGGACAGGTCGAAGCCGTAGCTGTCGCCGAGGTTCTTGAGCTTCTTCAGCGCCTTGATCTGCTCGGAGTGCTCCTCGCGGTAGCGGGCCCAGTTCTCGCTGAACGGCTCGTCGGCGATGGAGTCCTTGTCAGCCTGCTTGGCCTGGATCAGCCGGTCGACGCCGTACAGGGCGACGCGCCGGTAGTCGCCGATGATGCGGCCGCGGCCGTAAGCGTCCGGGAGGCCGGTGATCAGGTGCGCGCTGCGGGCGGCGCGGATGCGCGGGGTGTAAATGTCGAAGACGGCCTCGTTGTGCGTCTTGCGGTAGCGGGTGAAGATCTCCTTGATCCGCTCGTCGGGCTCGAGGCCCGCCTCCTGGGTCGCGGTCTCCACCATCCGCCAACCGCCTGCAGGCATCATGGGCCGCTTCAGCGGGGTGTCGGTCTGCAGGCCGACGATGACGTCGTCGTCAGCGCAGATGTAGCCGGCGGGGAACGCGTCCACGTCGGCGGGGATGTGGGTCTCTACGTCGTAGACACGCTTGGCCCGCTCGACGCTCAGGAAGTCGCGCTGCAGCGTCTCCCACACGTTCAGCGTCTTCTCGGTCGCGCCGGAGAGGAACGCGGCGTCGCCGGTGTAGGGCGTGAAGTTGGCGAGGATGAAGTCGCGCACGTCGATGCTGTCCTGCCACGCTCCGGGAACGAACCCTCCCCAGGCATTCTCGGGGACGAGGGAATCTTCGCGGGTGGGGGCCGAGGCCGTCATATCGCTCCTGTGAGACACGTGTTTGTTCAGAGCGCACCGCAGCGCCACCCGAAACCCGGCAAGTCGGACCCGAGGGGGACGGTACGGCGCTGTGCTGCTAATACTACCTCCCGTAGGAGGGATTAATTACCAGAGGGTTGTGGGAATGGACGTGCCGGGGCGTCACCGCACGTCGAAGGTGAGCGACCAGGCCGCTGCCCGTGGCCGCAACTGGTA is a genomic window containing:
- the pflB gene encoding formate C-acetyltransferase, giving the protein MTASAPTREDSLVPENAWGGFVPGAWQDSIDVRDFILANFTPYTGDAAFLSGATEKTLNVWETLQRDFLSVERAKRVYDVETHIPADVDAFPAGYICADDDVIVGLQTDTPLKRPMMPAGGWRMVETATQEAGLEPDERIKEIFTRYRKTHNEAVFDIYTPRIRAARSAHLITGLPDAYGRGRIIGDYRRVALYGVDRLIQAKQADKDSIADEPFSENWARYREEHSEQIKALKKLKNLGDSYGFDLSRPAATFHEAVQWTYLAYLASVKSQDGAAMSIGRLSGFFDVYAERDLASGLITEPDAQEIIDALVTKLRIVRFLRTIDYDQIFSGDPYWATWSDGGFADDGRTLVTKTSFRLLQTLRNLGPAPEPNITIYWDAALPEGYKAFCSLISIETSAIQYESDAEIRSHWGDDTAIACCVSPMAIGKQMQFFGARLNTAKALLYAINGGRDEMTGKQVVSGYDPLAGDQPLDFDTVWARYDAMLDWAVQTYVEALNIIHYCHDKYAYEAMEMALHDDEVVRTMGCGMAGLSIVADSLSAIKFATVTPVRDESGLVVDYITEGDFPKYGNDDDRVDDLAKLVVSTVMGKIRSIKLYRDAIPTQSVLTITSNVVYGKATGAFPSGHAAGTPFAPGANPANGADTHGMLASMMSVGKLSYDDALDGISLTNTITPTALGRTEQERIDNLVGILDAGMGEGLYHANINVLNRETLLDAMENPENYPQLTIRVSGYAVNFVKLTREQQLDVLSRTFHEAL
- the rpsJ gene encoding 30S ribosomal protein S10, producing the protein MAGQKIRIRLRAYDHEVIDSSARKIVDTVTRTGAKVAGPVPLPTEKNVFCVIRSPHKYKDSREHFEMRTHKRLIDILDPTPKTVDSLMRLDLPAGVDIEIKLP
- the rplW gene encoding 50S ribosomal protein L23: MTALKIRDHRDVILRPVVSEKSYNLLDDGKYTFVVAPDANKTEIKIAIETIFGVKVASVNTLNRQGKRRRTRYGYGKKVDTKRAIVTLAEGESIDIFGGPVG
- the rplD gene encoding 50S ribosomal protein L4 is translated as MSDLTVDVIDAKGKKAGKADLPAALFDTQTNIPLIHQVVVAQLAAARQGTHDTKTRAEVRGGGIKPWRQKGTGRARHGSRRSPIWTGGGVVHGPTPRDYSQRTPKKMVAAALRGALSDRARDGQVFVISEIVSGDKPSTKAAIATLTKVAGDISKVLVVLDRFEDIAWLSLRNVPTVHALAVDQLNTYDVLVNDKVVFTSAALAAFVAGPATGKSAKAVATESEAAAEAPVAKAAPAKAAPAKEAPAKEAPADEAEVNDGGYRGDNPPAGFDIKGNADSGKYHTPESPWYGRTKAEVWFDSAEAAEAAGFVPAVANNNEEKDK
- the pflA gene encoding pyruvate formate-lyase-activating protein; protein product: MSEVLLDAPGRGAPGAPAEQAMVGGIPVASDLSRSELLLAQRVGEVGSVHSWELVTAVDGPGTRMTTFLAGCPLRCLYCHNPDTMTANRGMPVRAEDLLARIRRYRGVFRATKGGITLSGGEVLQQPGFAGRILRGAKEMGIHTAIDTSGFLGANASDELLADVDLVLLDVKSGDEATYRRVTGRDLAPTLDFGRRLDALGIATWIRFVLVPGLTDDPDNIAPIADYAASLGNVERVEVLPFHQMGRAKWDGLGLRYELGDTEPPSAAQVAATRAIFEARGLLTY
- the rplC gene encoding 50S ribosomal protein L3 — translated: MSERIVKGILGTKLGMTQLWDENNKVVPVTVIQAGPCVVTQVRTPETDGYNAVQLGFGAVKAKKVTKPEAGHFAKADVTPRKHLVELRTADASEFELGQELTAEVFADGEIVDVTGTSKGKGTAGVMKRHGFKGLRASHGVHRKHRSPGSIGGCATPGRVFKGLRMAGRMGNDKVTVQNLKIHAVDAERGLLLVRGAIPGNNGSLVVVRSAAKKGDAA